In the Desulfofalx alkaliphila DSM 12257 genome, AAGACGGTGAGAAAGCAATGCAATATTTTGAGCGAGTTGCCTACGGGGACATCATTCCCATTACCCCTCAAATAACGGCACGATTTTTAGATGCCGGCCATATCCTAGGTTCGTCAATGCTTGAAATATGGGTCAATGAGGGTGGCCAGGAAACTAAGTTGGTGTTTTCCGGTGATATCGGTAATGTCAAGCAGCCCTTTATTAACGAACCGTCATTTATATTCAATGCGGATTATGTAATAATGGAGTCCACCTACGGCAATAGAACCCACAAACACAAAGATGATAAACAAGATATGCTGCGCCAGGCCATTGTGGATACCTACCAAAAGGGCGGCAACTTAATTATTCCTGCCTTTGCCGTGGGAAGAACCCAGGATATAGTCTATGAAATAGCCCGGTTACAAAAACAAGGCAGTATTCCGGTGGTCCCCATCTACATTGACAGCCCCATGGCTATCAAAGCCACCCAGGTTTTAGATCGCCATCCCAGCATGTACAATGAAGAGGTCAACCAATTAATTAGCGAGGGTTGGCATCCCTTAAGACTGGAAAACCTACACTATTCTGTTACCGCAGAACAATCCAGGGCGTTAAATGAGAAGCCCGGCTTTAATATTATCATTTCTGCCAGCGGCATGTGTGATGCAGGGCGCATTAAACACCACCTGCGCCATAACCTGTGGCGGCCTGAATGCACCATACTGTTTGTGGGCTACCAGGCTTTAGGTACACTGGGAAGGCGGCTGGTTTCCGGGGAGAAATTAATTCGTATTCATGGCGAGGAGGTGGCTGTGCGGGCTGAAATCAGAAACATAGACGGTTTTTCTGCCCATGCTGACCAAACGGCTTTGTTGGCTTGGTTGAGACAATTTATAAAGCCGCCCCGCCAGGTGTTTGTTACCCACGGTGAAACTGCGGCTGCAAATAAACTGGCCCAACTAATTGATGAGCAGTTGAATATTGAGGCCATTGTGCCGGAAATGTTGCAGGAATTTGATCTTACGGTGGATGTTAAAGCTAAGTGTGAATTACTGCGTGAAAACTACCAAAATGTTGCCCAGAAGCTGGAACTGTATATGCAATCGGGTATGGATATCAGTGATTGTGATACCCTATTAAGACGATTAAGAGAACTGGAACGCTGGCTGGATTCTGTTATATAGTAGTACCAATGGTATGGTTAGGGGTGATAGTTTTTGCAGCGAGCCGGCGGTGGTTTTTTACTCAATGACTTGGGCCCGGTCACTTATTTAAGCATTCCTTCCTTTACGGCAACGTCGTTGGTTGCTCACGGTTTTACTACCCGCTTAGGAGGGGTCAGCGAAGGCAGATACAGTTCTTTAAATTTAGGCCTTCATGTTGGCGATGAGCATCAAGCGGTGTTGGTTAACCGGCGTAGGGCCTGCAATGCCATTGGAATAGACAGTGGGCGCTTGGTGGCAGGTCAACAGGTACACCAAGACCAAGTGGCGGTGGTGACAGAGCAGCACCTGGGCAGGGGCAGCCGTAGCTATCAATCTGCCCTGCCCGGGGTGGATGCTTTAATTACCAAGACACCTGGAGTGCCGCTGTCCAGCTATTATGCAGATTGTGTGCCTCTTTTTTTTCTGGACCCGGTACAAAAGGCAGTGGGTTTGGCCCATGCGGGATGGAAAGGTACGGTAAGCAAAATTGGCGCCAAGACGGTGCAGCAGATGACTAAGACCTTTGGCAGTGACCCTAAAGAAATTATCGCAGCCATTGGTCCCTCCATTGGGCCATGCTGTTATCTTGTTGATAAACCTGTCATTGATAAATTGAAGAGGTCATTTAGCTATTGGCATCAACTGGTGAAGGCCTGCGGTGACGGCCAATGGCTCTTAAACTTGTGGGAGACCAATTTACGGGTACTGATAGATGCCGGCATAAGGGGTGAAAATATAAGCATTGCAGCCATTTGTACTTGCTGCAACAGCCATATGTTTTTTTCCTACCGGGCTGCCGGTGGCATAACCGGCAGAATGGCATCCTTTATTATGCTAATATAGTTCTAAAGGGAGGGGGACAATGCCCAAGGAAAAAATTTTAGTGGTGGATGACGAAGAACACATTATTGAGTTGGTGAAGTTTAACCTTGAGCGGGAAGGCTACCGGGTGATCACAACCGGTAACGGTGACCGGGCGCTGGAGCTTGCCAGGCAAGAAAAACCGGATCTGGTGGTGCTGGATATAATGCTTCCCGGCACCGACGGATTAACCGTTTGCCGTACTTTAAACAGTGATCCGGAGACAAAGGTTATTCCGGTAATTTTGCTCAGTGCCAGGGCAGAGGAGTTTGACAGGGTGCTGGGCCTGGAGATGGGGGCGGACGACTACATAGTTAAGCCCTTTTCTCCAAGGGAACTGGTGGCCAGGGTGAAAGCCCGACTGCGCAGGCAGGCTGAATATGCTACTGACAAAAAGGATATTTATACCAATAAGCTCCACATTGGCGGGATGACAATAGACGAAGATCGCTTTGTGGTCAGTGTAAATGATACTAAATTAGAACTAACCCCCAAGGAGTTTGAGCTGACGCGTTTTTTAGCCCGGCATCCCGGCAAGGTGTTTACCAGGGATTTTTTATTGGAAAGAATATGGGGTTATGATTATACCGGTGACTCTAGAACGGTGGACGTGCACATCAGATATATACGGAAAAAGTTAGAGCAAGTTCCCGGCAACCCACAACTGATAGAAACGGTGCGAGGTGTAGGTTATCGGTTTAAGGAGGTATAACAGGTGAAACTGGGGATTAAGACTCGTACCATTGCCAGTTATCTTATATTACTGGCGATTTTTCTTTTATTAATGCTTTTATATGCCAATGGCCTTATTACCCTTTTAACTGCGGTGCCGGTCTTGGTTGCAGCCACCGCTGTTACCGCTTACATAATGGTATCGAGACTAATCGCCCCTTTGGAGCAAGTTACCACCACTGCATATGAGATGGCCGGCGGCATATTAGAACAGGAAATTACAGTGCGGGGCACGGAAGAAATAGATGATTTGGCTATCAGCATTAACACAATGGCTAATCAACTGCGCCAACACATCACCAAGATTAACGAAGAGCGCAACCGGGCCAAGGCCATCTTAGACAGCATGGGTGACGGTGTTATTGCCCTGGACTCCCAAGGGAGGGTGTTAATGATTAATCCGTCCATGGAAAGGCTTTTTAAAGTTGGACGTAAGGAGTGTCTGGGTGAAAAAGTAAATAAAGTAATCAGAAACCATGAATTGGATCAACTCTTGCGCCGGGTTTTAGATCATTGCCAACCCTTAAGCCGGGAAATAAAAATATTGCTGCCGGAGCCCAGAATATTTAAGGTGAAGGCCACACCGCTAAAGGGAAACCGCACAAAGCACCTTGGTGTAGTGGCCATAATGAGTGACGTTACAGAAAGACGTCATTTAGAGAAGATGCGCAGTGAGTTTGTGGCCAATGTCTCCCATGAACTGCGCACGCCTTTGACCTCCATTAAAGGCTTTTTAGAAACCCTCTTGGACGGAGCCATAGATAACCCCAAAACCGCCTATAATTTTTTAAACATCATGAATGTAGAAACTGAAAGGCTGACAAGATTGATAGATGACCTGCTGAAACTGTCTAAGTTAGAGAATAAGCGTACCATGTTAAAGAAGCAAGAGGTGGATCTATCAGCCATCATTACCCAAGCACTGAAAATTTTTAAGCCCCAGGCTGAATACAAGGCCATTAAACTTGAAACTGCAATACCAAGCCACCTGCCCTTGATACAAGGGGAAAAGGACCTTTTGTTTCAAGTATTGATCAATCTGATCGATAATGCCATTAAATACACTCCGGTGGGCGGTAAGGTGGCTGTTATGGTAACCCTGCATCCAAAGGAACTGAAGGTGTCGGTACATGATACCGGACCGGGAATACCGGAAGAGGTCAAGACCAGAGTTTTTGAGCGTTTTTATCGGGTGGACAAGGCCCGGTCAAGGGACGCCGGCGGAACGGGCTTGGGCCTTGCCATAGCTAAACATGTGGTAGAATTGCACGGCGGCACCATTACAGTGCAAAACCATAATCAGGGGGCGGTATTTAGCTTCACTGTACCGCTTAATTAACAAATTAAACCCATGAAGGTATTCAGATGCCCCACTTGTGCTATTAAACCCAGCCTAATTAAAAGGACAGACCCGGCGGACAACCCAATCCTTTTATTAACAATTGAACGGTTGTGGGAAGGATTTAAAAAGTGACCGTCGAATAAATTTTGGAAGCCTATCAATATTATGTTAAAGGAATGCAGCCCTTGAGTCGCTTAAGAAAAAGAAAGAAAAGACTTTTTTTCGGGTCATGTATTATCTTTTTAATACTGGCAATATTAGTTTGGACCATTGTTAATGTTGCGCGCCCGATGGTGTTAAATCAACTGATAAGTATCAATACCATCAGTAAAGATACCGTTAGCATAACCCTTCCGGTTGAAGGCTTAGTTGCTAAAGAAGAGGCTGTAATACG is a window encoding:
- a CDS encoding winged helix-turn-helix domain-containing protein — translated: MPKEKILVVDDEEHIIELVKFNLEREGYRVITTGNGDRALELARQEKPDLVVLDIMLPGTDGLTVCRTLNSDPETKVIPVILLSARAEEFDRVLGLEMGADDYIVKPFSPRELVARVKARLRRQAEYATDKKDIYTNKLHIGGMTIDEDRFVVSVNDTKLELTPKEFELTRFLARHPGKVFTRDFLLERIWGYDYTGDSRTVDVHIRYIRKKLEQVPGNPQLIETVRGVGYRFKEV
- the pnpS gene encoding two-component system histidine kinase PnpS, giving the protein MKLGIKTRTIASYLILLAIFLLLMLLYANGLITLLTAVPVLVAATAVTAYIMVSRLIAPLEQVTTTAYEMAGGILEQEITVRGTEEIDDLAISINTMANQLRQHITKINEERNRAKAILDSMGDGVIALDSQGRVLMINPSMERLFKVGRKECLGEKVNKVIRNHELDQLLRRVLDHCQPLSREIKILLPEPRIFKVKATPLKGNRTKHLGVVAIMSDVTERRHLEKMRSEFVANVSHELRTPLTSIKGFLETLLDGAIDNPKTAYNFLNIMNVETERLTRLIDDLLKLSKLENKRTMLKKQEVDLSAIITQALKIFKPQAEYKAIKLETAIPSHLPLIQGEKDLLFQVLINLIDNAIKYTPVGGKVAVMVTLHPKELKVSVHDTGPGIPEEVKTRVFERFYRVDKARSRDAGGTGLGLAIAKHVVELHGGTITVQNHNQGAVFSFTVPLN
- the pgeF gene encoding peptidoglycan editing factor PgeF, producing MQRAGGGFLLNDLGPVTYLSIPSFTATSLVAHGFTTRLGGVSEGRYSSLNLGLHVGDEHQAVLVNRRRACNAIGIDSGRLVAGQQVHQDQVAVVTEQHLGRGSRSYQSALPGVDALITKTPGVPLSSYYADCVPLFFLDPVQKAVGLAHAGWKGTVSKIGAKTVQQMTKTFGSDPKEIIAAIGPSIGPCCYLVDKPVIDKLKRSFSYWHQLVKACGDGQWLLNLWETNLRVLIDAGIRGENISIAAICTCCNSHMFFSYRAAGGITGRMASFIMLI
- a CDS encoding MBL fold metallo-hydrolase RNA specificity domain-containing protein, encoding MRIKFLGAAQVVTGSCFLLEVGNHKIAVDCGLFQGTKELKERNYRDFVVPPSSIDFVLLTHAHIDHSGLLPKLIKHGFKGRVFATSATADLCEVMLPDAGYIQEMECERKNRKYRRSGRKLIEPIYTAEDGEKAMQYFERVAYGDIIPITPQITARFLDAGHILGSSMLEIWVNEGGQETKLVFSGDIGNVKQPFINEPSFIFNADYVIMESTYGNRTHKHKDDKQDMLRQAIVDTYQKGGNLIIPAFAVGRTQDIVYEIARLQKQGSIPVVPIYIDSPMAIKATQVLDRHPSMYNEEVNQLISEGWHPLRLENLHYSVTAEQSRALNEKPGFNIIISASGMCDAGRIKHHLRHNLWRPECTILFVGYQALGTLGRRLVSGEKLIRIHGEEVAVRAEIRNIDGFSAHADQTALLAWLRQFIKPPRQVFVTHGETAAANKLAQLIDEQLNIEAIVPEMLQEFDLTVDVKAKCELLRENYQNVAQKLELYMQSGMDISDCDTLLRRLRELERWLDSVI